One Turneriella parva DSM 21527 genomic region harbors:
- a CDS encoding tetratricopeptide repeat protein has translation MALGIKGFRARRRKGETNEPESVQTQSYEEKVPLSQQILQWINDNPRTLRNGLYTVLGITLIVILVFVLHAAARDEHSKKLHTALEKYDQIKILPKGEARSLQMKEFGVSLKPVCEQMISTLESAAACLTAGNALLEGRDYAQAADAFSRAASAYDTDAMVSVARFMQAQALESGKDFEKALAIYKQLEGPYAAVKKSEMAVFHQARMLYYLGKFDEAEEKFVKISRESEGKEFAAPSRNYISMLNAQRSAAAKGREGAAQGGGQARDLVSPKN, from the coding sequence ATGGCATTGGGCATCAAGGGTTTCAGGGCGCGCCGGCGCAAGGGTGAAACAAACGAACCAGAATCGGTACAGACGCAGAGCTACGAAGAGAAGGTTCCGCTTTCGCAGCAGATTCTGCAATGGATCAACGATAACCCCCGCACGCTCAGAAACGGCCTCTACACCGTTCTCGGCATCACCCTGATCGTCATACTCGTATTTGTACTGCACGCGGCCGCGCGTGACGAGCACAGCAAGAAGCTGCACACGGCACTCGAAAAGTATGACCAGATCAAGATTTTGCCCAAGGGTGAGGCGCGGTCCCTGCAGATGAAAGAATTTGGCGTGTCGCTGAAGCCCGTCTGCGAACAGATGATCAGCACATTAGAGAGCGCAGCAGCCTGCCTCACGGCCGGTAACGCATTGCTCGAGGGGCGTGATTATGCGCAGGCGGCAGATGCCTTCTCGCGTGCTGCATCCGCTTACGATACGGACGCAATGGTGAGTGTTGCCCGGTTTATGCAGGCGCAGGCTCTCGAAAGCGGTAAAGATTTTGAAAAGGCCCTGGCGATTTACAAACAGCTCGAAGGGCCATATGCAGCGGTCAAAAAATCTGAAATGGCGGTTTTTCACCAGGCGCGCATGCTCTATTACCTCGGCAAATTCGACGAGGCCGAAGAAAAATTCGTGAAAATTTCGCGGGAGAGCGAAGGCAAAGAATTCGCCGCACCGAGCCGCAACTATATTTCGATGCTGAACGCTCAGCGCAGCGCAGCGGCGAAAGGCCGCGAAGGCGCCGCCCAGGGTGGCGGTCAGGCACGCGATCTCGTGTCGCCGAAAAACTAA
- a CDS encoding ABC transporter ATP-binding protein, producing the protein MLQIQNLSKHYGHRRAVDGVSFELKKGEISALLGINGAGKTTTLRMLTGYITPTAGAVLLDGQNIIDERETLLTHIGYLPETPALYTDMTIEDFLRYMFRLRVQNTATEDASIDRALTRCGLTERRHDYIASLSAGFRKRVGLAQAIIHEPKVLLLDEPIADLDPRQIRDIKILLGEFKQDHAVLVSSHILKEVHEFADRIFLIHGGKILAEAETKTIPAGELENWFMRHTETAA; encoded by the coding sequence TTGCTGCAGATACAGAATCTGTCAAAACATTACGGGCACCGGCGCGCCGTCGACGGTGTATCGTTCGAGCTGAAAAAAGGCGAAATCTCGGCGCTCTTGGGTATCAACGGCGCCGGTAAGACCACAACGCTGCGCATGCTGACGGGTTACATCACTCCGACTGCTGGTGCTGTGCTGTTAGATGGGCAGAACATCATTGACGAACGTGAGACACTGCTCACGCATATCGGTTATCTGCCCGAAACGCCTGCACTTTATACCGACATGACGATTGAAGACTTCTTGCGCTATATGTTTCGCCTGCGGGTACAAAACACTGCTACCGAAGACGCGTCGATTGACCGGGCGCTCACCCGCTGCGGCCTCACCGAGCGCCGGCACGATTATATCGCCTCGCTTTCTGCGGGCTTTCGCAAGCGCGTGGGCCTTGCTCAGGCGATTATTCACGAGCCAAAAGTGCTGCTGCTCGACGAGCCGATCGCAGACCTCGACCCGCGCCAGATTCGCGACATCAAAATTCTGCTCGGCGAATTTAAGCAAGACCATGCAGTGCTCGTCTCAAGCCATATTCTGAAAGAAGTGCATGAGTTCGCCGACAGAATTTTTCTGATTCACGGTGGTAAAATTCTTGCTGAAGCCGAAACGAAGACTATTCCCGCCGGTGAGCTTGAGAACTGGTTCATGCGCCACACCGAAACCGCAGCGTGA
- the kdsA gene encoding 3-deoxy-8-phosphooctulonate synthase, giving the protein MMAANNAEREFLAGSKIGGTNPPFFIAGPCVIESAGLLQTVAKEVRRVADAHQVTILFKSSFDKANRSSIDSFRGPGIREGLQMLKEAAAVHNLPTLTDIHSPEEAEIAAEYVDMLQIPAFLCRQTDLVVAAARTGKWTNIKKGQFVAPEDALQIADKFRKSGSDKVTLCERGYTFGYNNLVVDMRAFEIMRSAGLHVVFDATHSTQLPGGGKTSGGDRRMAFPLMRAAVAVGLDGIFAEIHPNPPEAKSDATNQLYLKDFENFVQTALKIDRLVKADV; this is encoded by the coding sequence ATGATGGCAGCAAATAATGCAGAGCGCGAGTTTCTCGCCGGTTCAAAGATCGGCGGTACCAACCCCCCGTTCTTTATCGCAGGCCCCTGCGTGATCGAGAGCGCCGGGCTTTTGCAGACCGTCGCAAAAGAAGTGCGCCGGGTTGCCGATGCGCACCAGGTAACGATACTATTTAAGTCATCTTTTGACAAGGCCAACCGATCATCGATCGATTCGTTTCGCGGCCCCGGCATCAGAGAAGGTCTGCAAATGCTGAAAGAGGCGGCCGCAGTGCATAATTTGCCGACGCTCACCGATATCCACAGCCCCGAAGAAGCCGAGATCGCCGCTGAGTACGTCGATATGCTGCAGATACCGGCGTTTCTCTGCCGCCAGACCGACCTCGTTGTCGCCGCCGCCCGCACCGGCAAATGGACGAACATCAAGAAAGGCCAGTTCGTCGCCCCCGAAGATGCATTGCAGATCGCAGACAAGTTTCGCAAATCAGGTTCAGACAAGGTGACGCTGTGCGAACGCGGCTACACATTTGGTTACAACAACCTCGTCGTCGACATGCGCGCCTTTGAAATTATGCGCAGCGCCGGGCTACATGTCGTATTCGACGCGACACATTCGACACAGCTGCCCGGTGGTGGCAAAACTTCTGGCGGCGACAGACGAATGGCTTTTCCATTAATGCGCGCAGCCGTTGCCGTGGGGTTAGATGGTATCTTCGCAGAGATACATCCCAACCCGCCTGAGGCAAAATCGGACGCGACGAACCAGCTCTATCTGAAAGACTTTGAAAACTTTGTTCAGACGGCGCTAAAAATCGATCGTTTGGTAAAGGCAGACGTCTAA
- a CDS encoding 3-hydroxyacyl-CoA dehydrogenase family protein has protein sequence MAKSTRVIKKVGVLGASGNMGSLSGGIFAQADIECVFFARSLDKATAGLEAAVGQARSDVLRKYIKAASYDDLEKEIPTCDWIFEGLAEDMAIKNEFFAKIEKLKKPGAIVSTVSSGLSIRKMGEGRTDDFRQSFMGTHFYNPPGKLPANELIFHPDVPKETRDFVYDFCEKVLRRVNIITEDTAAFAGNRIGFQFLNEAAIYAEKHGVDKVDYLLGPYTGRALAPLATIDLVGLDVHKAIVDNVVAHVKDERIDTYKMPTYMQKMIDQGMLGRKAKGKGGYFNRDAEKNKTTLNIADLSFAPTKKEKIDWVEKTKQAIQDGMYARAIELIKTAPGAEGELVRHFILGYVAYSFARIGEVTPEADGIHGIDRVMSSGFSWLPPSGWVDLFGGVKETVAMIEKAGLTAPAQLKGIKDKGKICRVADVSKFLIGR, from the coding sequence ATGGCTAAATCTACGCGCGTTATCAAGAAGGTCGGGGTGCTCGGCGCTTCGGGCAATATGGGTTCACTTTCAGGCGGCATTTTCGCCCAGGCAGACATCGAATGCGTTTTTTTCGCACGGTCACTCGATAAGGCGACCGCAGGCCTCGAAGCCGCAGTCGGTCAGGCCCGGTCAGACGTGCTGCGCAAATACATCAAGGCTGCAAGCTACGACGATCTCGAAAAAGAAATACCTACCTGCGACTGGATCTTCGAAGGCCTCGCCGAAGATATGGCAATCAAAAATGAATTCTTCGCAAAAATCGAAAAGCTCAAGAAACCCGGCGCAATTGTCAGCACGGTTTCATCGGGCCTCTCGATTCGCAAAATGGGCGAAGGCCGCACAGACGACTTTCGACAGTCGTTCATGGGCACACACTTTTATAATCCCCCCGGCAAGCTGCCTGCGAACGAGCTGATTTTTCACCCCGACGTACCAAAAGAGACGCGCGATTTCGTTTACGACTTCTGCGAAAAGGTACTGCGCCGCGTGAACATTATCACCGAAGATACGGCTGCTTTTGCGGGTAACCGCATTGGCTTTCAGTTCTTGAATGAAGCCGCAATCTATGCTGAAAAGCACGGCGTCGACAAGGTGGATTACCTACTCGGGCCATATACCGGACGCGCACTGGCGCCTCTGGCGACAATCGACCTCGTCGGTCTCGACGTGCACAAGGCAATCGTCGATAACGTTGTCGCGCACGTGAAAGACGAGCGTATCGACACGTACAAAATGCCTACATACATGCAGAAGATGATCGACCAGGGTATGCTCGGCCGCAAAGCAAAGGGCAAAGGTGGTTACTTTAACCGCGACGCAGAGAAGAACAAGACAACGCTCAACATTGCTGACCTCAGCTTTGCGCCGACCAAAAAAGAAAAGATCGACTGGGTTGAAAAAACCAAACAGGCGATTCAAGACGGCATGTATGCGCGTGCGATTGAACTCATCAAAACAGCGCCCGGCGCAGAAGGCGAACTCGTGCGCCACTTCATTCTGGGCTACGTCGCTTACAGCTTCGCGCGCATTGGCGAAGTTACTCCCGAGGCCGACGGCATTCACGGCATCGACCGTGTCATGTCTTCGGGCTTTTCATGGCTGCCCCCCTCTGGCTGGGTTGACCTCTTCGGCGGTGTCAAAGAAACCGTGGCGATGATTGAAAAGGCAGGCCTCACCGCACCCGCACAACTCAAAGGCATCAAAGATAAGGGTAAAATCTGCCGCGTGGCAGACGTCAGTAAATTTCTGATCGGTAGATAA